The DNA segment TCAAAAGCTACTAAACGcggggcacatcagggagatacaataccctgagtggctagccaacgtagTCCTAATCAAGAAAgcaaatgggaagtggagaatgtgcgtagaCTTCACGGATCTAAACAAGGCATGCCCGAAGGATTTGTACCCACTCCCCAACATTGACACGTTGGTAGACAGTGCCTCGGGCTACAAGATGATGAGTTTCCTAGATGCGTTTTCAAGTTACAATCAGATCAAAATGCATCCCCGGGACGAGAGCAAAACGACATTTATAACAGACACATGTAGCTACTGTTACAAAGTAATGCCGTTTGGTTTgaaaaatgcaggcgccacctaccagagattGATGGACAAAATCCTCGCACCAATGCTAGGAAGaaacgtgcaggcctacgtagacgacatggtggtaacCTCGACCGAGAAAGGGCGACACGCGGCTGATCTGGAAGAATTGTTCGCCACCGTATCAAAATACCACCTGAAGTTAAATCcagagaagtgtgtcttcggagTAGAGGTGGGAAAGTTCCTAGGATTCATGCTCAATGAAAGAGGGATAGAAGCGAATCCTGACAAATGTGCAGCCATCATCGCtatgaggagcccaacctcagtgaaggaagttcaacaacTGACAAGACGAATGGCAGCATTATCGAGATTCGTATCAGCTGGTGGGGAAAAGGGCCACCACTACTTTCAATGCTTCAAGAGGAATAGTCGTTTTACGTGGACAGACGAGTGCGAGACAGCGTTtatcaaactgaaggagtacttggcgacgccaacCATGCTCTGCAAGCCACGGGTGGGCGTCCCCCTCCGCCTATACTTTGCAGTAACAGAGTGGGCTATTAGCTCTGTACTGGTCCAGGAACAAAACCAGGTACAGAAGCCCAtatacttcgtaagcaaggccttgcaaggcccagagTCAAGGTACCAATCGCTAGAAAAGGCAGCACTAGCAGTGGTATTCTCAGCACGAAGGTttcgccactatttccacagttttacggtggtagtaATGACGAACCTTCCCATCCAGAAGGTACTCCAAAAGCCAGACGTGGCCAGAaggatggtacgctgggcagtggagttgtcagaatttgacattcagtacgagccccgaggatccatcaaaggccAGGTTTATGCTGACTTTGTAGCGGAACTTTCACCAGGAGGAGATCCTCAAGAGTTAGAGTTAGGGGCACAGTGAGTGCTCTTTGTGGATGGAtcctccaaccagcaagggagtggcgcCGGAAGAATCCTCGAGGGGCCCAATGGGGTCTTAATCGAGCAAGTtttacgcttcgccttcaagccaagcaacaatcaggcggagtatgaggtGTTGATTGCGGGGATGCttttggctaaagaaatgggtgctcagagcctcttggcaaagagtgactcacaattggtcacaggacaagtaatAGAAGGATACCAAacaaaggacccccagatgaCAGCATATCTGAGGTACGTCGGGGTGTTGAAAAAAGCCTTCGTTGCGTTTGAGCTAGTGTATGTTCCCAGGGAACAAAATGCCAAaactgacctgctcgccaagctggccaactcaggcaaggggggaaggcagaggaccgtAATACAGGAGACTCTCAAAACGCCGCGAAAATTCGTTGCAGATAATAGGGTGGACGTCCTTCATGTTAGTACAACAAGAGGAAAACTAAGGAGTCATCGCTCGTTAATTCAAGATACGGCGAGGGCACCTTGCATCCGTACTTACGTAGCCTCGCCAGGTGAAGAAAGAAGTATACAGGTGTGTGTTGTGGAGGAAGGCGACACGtggatgaccccttacaggCGATACCTAGCGGATGGAATCCTCCCAGCGGAGCCAGAAGAGGGTAAGAAGATTAAGAGGAACGCCACCAGGTACACCCTAGTAGATGGGATATTGTTCAGACATGGGTTTACGCACCTTATCTTGACGTGTGTAAgcggcgatgagtgcaccaggataatggctgagctccacgaagcatttgtgggagccatgtgggaggaagatccttggcatccaagatgatacgcgcagggtttttctggccaacagtaagagaGGATTGCGTGCGATACACCCAgcattgcaagcagtgtcagatgcacgctgattggcacaaggcgccgccagaggagatgagatccatatacagcttgtggcctttccatacgtgggggattgacatcctaggtccattcccattAGCGAtaaggcaaatgaagtatttgatcgtcgccatcgagtacttcaccaagtggatagaggccgagccagtggcacaaatcaccgcgcacaaggttcaacactttgtttggaagaacattgtgtgtcagTTTGGGGTGCCAAGGCGTTTCATTTCAGACAATGCCACCCAGTTCGTGAGCCAGCAGTTGGGAAAGTTGTGtacagaagtaggaatcaagcaggtgttcgcgtcagtcgaacacccccagacgaacgggCAGGTCGAATCAAcaaacagagttttgttgaGAGGATTGAAGCGCAGACTAGAGAAGGCTAAAAGGGCatgggcagaagaagtaccaaggattgtatgggcttaccacactacGCCTCAATCCTCCACTATGGAGACACCTTTCAGCCAAGTGTACGGATCGGACGCCATGATCCCTGTGGAGATACACGAGAGCTCGCTCCGTTTCCTAGGTTTCGTAgcagaagaatccaacgaagaaaggagggtgaATCTGGACTTGATAGACGAAGCTAGGGAAGAAGTGAAAATTAAGGCcgaggccgtgaagagaagagtggaacGTCAGTACAGCTCCAAAGTGAAGTTGCGACAATTCCAGATTGGCAatctggtcatgaggaaggctcacccctACGAattagagaacaagttgtctcctaAGTGGACAAGACCGTTCAGAGTAACCAAAGCCAAAGGGAATGGGTCGTACAAGTTAGAAACTCTAGAAGGGGGCCCCATCCCACGCAGTTGGAATGCGacgaatttaaagttttattttagttgaaattttgtaaaggggacactctttttccttctcgggggttttttaacgaggtcacccaaataaagaaaagaaaagttcaaAGATATTCCCATTCTAGCTTTTTCCTTTTCATACGATTTAGGATCAAAGGtcaaagaaacaaagacaaaaaTGAGGCGTCACCActgtaaggcgtcgccaagataagacgtCGCCAAGAGAGGGCGTTGTCGGAACATAAGGCATCGCCAGAAACAGGCGTCGCCACCAAACAGTCAAGCAGAAGTCAAGTCCAGGGTAAGATAACAGGTATGCCAGTATAAGTTAAAGTccgggcgcttagtccttgaataggggttaagggattccttcgggacgcttcctcctcaagtaggaatagccagccccggtaccagataagttaaaatccgggcgtcTAGTCCTTGAATAatggttaagggattccttcgggacgccccctcctcaagtaggaaTAACTAGCCCCGGTATCCGATGATAGATATAAGTTAAATCTGGGCGCCTAAttcttgagcaggggttaagggattccttcgggacgccccctcatcaagtaggaatagctagccccggtaccagataagtTAAAATCTGGGCGCCTTGTCCTTGAATAGGGGTTAAgagattccttcgggacgccccctcctcaagtaggaaTAACTAGCCCCGGTGTCAGATGATAAATACAAGTTAAATCTgggtgcctagtccttgatcaggggtgAATGGATTCCTTCaggacaccccctcctcaagtatgaacagctagctcCAGCGTCTGATGTTCAGAACAGTttaaagtcctcagtgcatccggagAAAGGGGAGTACCCCTGGGCAATGtggaggcaccagagaaagccctcctcaccctcgagtgagttcaggcgagaacagattagaagacctctttgcttaagcaaatgGAGGCAagattgaaagtcctcagtgcagaaCTAGGCCAACGAAGTTTTAGGCGTTAGCATAGAAATGTGCATGACACTTAGCAGTTCAGGCGAGCGACATTTCAGATATTAAGATTGACCCAAGCCACTGCCCAGTAAGTGATCTTGCATTAAGTGTTATCGCTACGAACTAATAGTTTGTTcagttaagttgattttcacAGGGTTAAGCACCGATGGGTGCTAAGTTGATTTCTTTAAGGCAAGAGTTAGTCAGCTGTAACAGATGATTACACAATAGAGTGAAGGCGAAACAACCGAGAAATGCATTGAGGCAAGTACCAGTTGAGCCTTCGTTATAGAAAAGAAGGCAGAAACGGATAAGAGTGCAAAAGAAGTTAGAAGCGGACAAGAATGTGaagaaaaagtttaaaataggCAAAGATCAAGAGTAATAATTACAGACAAAGTTTGCAAGAGTTGTAAATTAAGCAAGAATCAATCGTATGCACACCAGACATTAAGTCGAAATGCAAGATGAGGCTATTCTTCAGGGGCCCCCAAAGGCACGAGCTTACCATCGACCACTTTGTTCAAAGGGCTGCACCCAGTGACGTCGATGCCTGGGTTCACACATGCCGCTTGGACGAGAGCCTTAACAAACCCATCAGCAAAACTAGTAGCGGACTCCCTAAGCAGTTTTTCCTCCTTAGCCTTGAAATTGGCAGCTTGGGTAGTCATTTCCTGGTTCTTTGAGGCCAAGGCAGCCGACAACTCTTGATCTTTGGCCTGGAGGGTGACATTTGCAGTGGTTAACCGGGCGCATTCGTCAGTTTTGGATTCGAGCACAACCTCAGTTTTTCCCAGTTTTTGCTCCCGATCCACGCACTGGTTCTCGAGTTTTTTCTGGTAGGCTTTCGAAGTTTCTACAACCGCTTCAAGATCAGCGATTCTTGTGCGAAGAGGGACCACTTCATTAAAAAGCTCTGCTTGGCTTTGGGCCACCTCGTGCAGTCGTTTATTGGCATCTTCCCTGGCCTTTTGTGCCAACCTCAAGGACTCTTTATATGCACC comes from the Phaseolus vulgaris cultivar G19833 chromosome 8, P. vulgaris v2.0, whole genome shotgun sequence genome and includes:
- the LOC137824556 gene encoding uncharacterized protein, giving the protein MLLAKEMGAQSLLAKSDSQLVTGQVIEGYQTKDPQMTAYLRYVGVLKKAFVAFELVYVPREQNAKTDLLAKLANSGKGGRQRTVIQETLKTPRKFVADNRVDVLHVSTTRGKLRSHRSLIQDTARAPCIRTYVASPGEERSIQVCVVEEGDTWMTPYRRYLADGILPAEPEEGKKIKRNATRYTLVDGILFRHGFTHLILTCVSGDECTRIMAELHEAFVGAMWEEDPWHPR